From the Peromyscus leucopus breed LL Stock chromosome 8b, UCI_PerLeu_2.1, whole genome shotgun sequence genome, one window contains:
- the LOC119086984 gene encoding E3 ubiquitin-protein ligase RBBP6-like: MPGVHYKFSSKLNYDTIIFDGLQISLCDLKKQIMGREKLKAANSDLRIFNAETQEEYTDDNASIPKNSSVIVRRIPSGGVKSSRKTQAQSRTEPVMGTTQATNDTSASISLAQLTETANLAEANASEEDKIKAMMWQCGREYDPISS; this comes from the coding sequence atgcccggtGTGCACTATAAATTTTCCTCTAAACTCAACTATGACACGATCATCTTTGATGGGCTCCAAATCTCCCTCTGCGACTTAAAGAAGCAGATTATGGGCAGAGAAAAGCTGAAAGCTGCCAATAGCGACCTGCGCATCTTCAAcgcagagacccaagaagaatatACAGATGACAATGCGTCAATTCCTAAAAACTCATCTGTAATTGTCAGAAGAATTCCCAGTGGAGGCGTTAAGTCGTCAAGGAAGACACAAGCTCAAAGTCGAACTGAACCAGTGATGGGGACTACACAGGCAACCAATGACACTTCTGCATCCATTTCTCTGGCCCAGCTTACAGAGACTGCCAATCTGGCTGAAGCCAATGCTTCGGAGGAAGATAAAATCAAAGCGATGATGTGGCAATGTGGCCGAGAATACGACCCAATCAGTTCCTGA